CTGCCAAACTTTTCCTGCTTTGGTATCGAACCTGTGCAAAATTTTCCCCATTAAATAAATGAGATTCCAGTTTATATACACGACACTCTCTGCTTTTACCTATTCTCACTAAAGAATTGGAACTTCCAAGCTTAATCAAAAACCGAGAAATAGTCCCAGATTAGGATTTAGCAGGAAAAAGTACTACAGGACAGACAATTACTGAAACAACAATCAGAGTTCAGAATTTAGAAAGCACCAGAATGACAAGCCAAGGCTGCATAGCTTCTGCACTGTTGAATAGCATTATATTACCGCTGTAATAATAAGTATACCTTTTTCTCAAAGCATCTATCTTTCCGCTTTAACCGAAATTTTGTGAGTGCAGCTTCCCTTCGGCTAGAGCGGTGAGAATCCATATTTCTGAATCCATCTTCAATGACAAGAGTTCCATTCAAACTCTCAGGAGCTGTTCCCTTCTCAACTGGCTCAGATAGAATGGCATTTCCATCAATTCTATTGGGAAAACTTCCACATGTGCCAGCATTATTAATATTTCCAAAATTGTTACAAAAACTACTGCAAGTGCTCTGACCAGCAGCAATAGAACCATGCTGTAGATCCTCCAAAGGCTCCACTTTGTTCTGCTCACATATGGTTTGGTCAATAGAATTGTTGATAGTTTCATCAGACTCTCGACGACCTTCTAAGTCATGAACATCAGGGTTGGAATGAACAGAGGTACATGAAGGAAAGGGAGACTGTTCCCGCTGGCAGGGTGATCTAGGAGTCCATGCAAGGGGTAAAGCTGAATGAGCATAGAATATTGGTGGGAATACGTGAGTATATCCAGCACCAATATTATCAAACATCACACCAGGGACAGGAATAAAACCTAGTTGTGGTCTTGCAAATGTTACTTCAGACTGCCCAGATTGACCAATGCCCAGAGATGTCATATTTCTCGACCGTTACTCAATGTAGCACCATGTAATTGAGAGGTACCAGTAGCAATTTCAGAAAGTTGACTGGACAAAAATTCTTGGGAATTAGATGTGTCATCCTTCAATTTAGGAAACTTACAACCTGATGTTGGGAATTTCTTACTACTATTGTACCTGCAAACAGGAACTGGGAATCAGGAACTTAGAGCAAAGTGACCTTTTCAGCAAGTAGATAAGTCATCTCTTATGCagattacaaaagaaaattaactagAAATAGCATGTACTTCAAACTCACCATGAGAAGGCTGAGGCAGTAGAGTGATTAAGATCATGCCTCTCATCAGTAACCAAGTCTTTTGAACTATAAGAGATATTTCTCAAAGATAATTCCAACTGTGGAgcaaattcaaacttgttcatgCCATCATTGAAAGTTGATTGTCCACTGGTGGAATTTTGGAAACTATCAAATGTGCCAATCAAGTCAATAGCTCCACTAGTTTGTTCAATCAGTTCATCGTTGCATCCATGAACCCCCTTAGTACAAGCATTTTCTCTATCATTTTCAGGTCTCACACCTTCACCATGTAAAATTGGTTTAACACAGAAAAAGACAAGATATATCCGTCATTTAACCATTATAAAggagaaaacttgaaaaaatttaaaatgagaatCATTAGATATAGACATGCCTCCAGCATTACTCTCAAGCATAACTGATCCTTTTTCGAGTTTGAAACGCTCATCAAGCTTTTCCATTTCTTCATTGTTCAAACCAGAGGTGTTCCTACCATTCAGGTCTAACAGACCCTGCATATTTTGCATGTAGGCACTCTCAGCTTCCAAGTAAGGCGATGTACAAGAGCTCTGCACAAAAAGTGGCAAAACATGCAGTCTATGTGAAATTTCATGAAGCCAACCTACTCTGGGAAAAGAAATTCTCCTTAAGCTACAAGTGACCTCAATATGTATTCATCACTGATCTTGGATACACATATTCTAGCAACTTATTTCTTATCATGTGGATTGCATAATCAATGCATCTCGGAGGGGATAATAATAACAGAGTAATTGACAATTAGCTATTCATAAAGATAATATTTCAACTATGACTCTACTAGCTGTCACTCACGCAGATGAGACTGATCTTATGAATTGCAAGTGTTAGCATACATTTGCAAGTTTCTGACATAACTCAAATCATGGTGTCTGTACAGCATAAGATTACAAATTTGCAATGATTTACACAGAGCCAAATGACTCGTATATTTACaaatgaaactgaaaaaaaaaaaattcttactcGTGCAGCACTTTCTTTCTCACTGCTTTCCTTACTTTTCCGTTTTGTATCACTAGAATGATTGCTCGATGTATTGTTTTCAGAAGTTGCTTCAGCTTTATGCTGTATAACAGGCAATTTTTGAGGAAAATGTCCACCAAGtaactgattaaaaaaaaagagatccATTCAAGTTTATGCTCCATCAGAACCAAGGAATATGAAAGATCCAACAAAGACTGCAAAAGGCAAAGAGGAAGAATTGATGCATACACTGTGCCTCCTCCAAACATGCTGCCACAAGGTTTTCAGTTCATTTCTCCTAACAGGCTTAACGAGAAAATCGGCTGCACCTTTTAACATGCACTTTAAAACCATACTAATTGAATCATGTGATGACATCACTGCATGACCATAAGAAGAAACACTAACATGTTAATATTCCCACTTGATGAAAGGACTGAAACTGACTGAAGTACAGTTCTGGCCAAAGAAACCTACTTATTACAGGAATTTTCTTGCAAATATCATGCTCCATGATTAAAGTCAGAAGTGCAAATCCAGATATTGATGGAAGCTCCACCTCAGTTAGTACAAGGTCTATGTTATGGGGCCGGCCCTTCAAAGTCTCCCATGCCGATAACCCATCAGAAACAGCAACAACTGTATGAATAAACACATATAAGGtttgataattcaatttttaatgcCAATGTTTGAAGCAGAGTCAAATATATTACTTCAGaaaaaaatggatatacatTTAGAATTCAAAAGAAGAAACTATGACACAGGtataaaacaatcaaataatcCCCTGTAACAAAGAGGCTCCATGATACTTAGGGTTTTATGTACCAGTGAGCCAGGGCCAGTATCTTTCTCAGAATGTGCATCTTGCAGCCAGTGGTTACTCATGCTATGCTCTGATGGAGAGTATAGTCTGCTCATATAAATTGACAGGTCACTCATCCCATGAGTACGACTGTATCATCATATCTCCtagtatacaaattaaattgtttgaaaGACTGATCGTGCAAGTCAGCCGAAAAGTAACTTCAAGAAGTCAATGTTGTTTCCATATAAGCCTTATCGAGCAAAGATTTTcagattaaaaatgaaataactaTGCCGCATTTTTAGGAGTATGGACCATTGCATTTTTCATTAATCGTAGAGAATTTTGCAGGGAAACAGACTGTGATTTGTTTTGAAGAATCTCTCTTCTGAGACTGTGAaagggaaaattgttaatttataacATACTGAGAGAAGATGatgcataaatttatacaaGTAAGACGTACTGGTTTATACCTGTTTTGACTAAAGGTTTTTAATAGTGTAACCTCATTTAGTTGATCACTCAATACATAATAAAATCCaaacaaacttcaaaaaattcaaCTGTCCAAAACAAGCCAAATTTCCGTGAAAGCAGAATGGCCAGAAATCAAATTCcactagaaaaaataaaagaggaagaagaagaagaagagaagaactAAAGCAATACCTCTGTAGCTGCATTTTCTAAGAAGAGCAGAGATTATATGACGTGTAGAATCATCTGCTTCTACCAAAAGAACTCTAAGAACCATCCTCGGCAGAAATCTTTCCCACCTAACAACCTCAGAAGATCCATCCTTCTTAGTCTCTTTCTCCCCTGTCTCCAACTCCATTTCCATTGCCTCTTCACTGCTCAATACCACTTCACCCATTCTCATAAACCCTGCTTTTCAGCACAAGACAACACAAATACTAAAAGCAATAACCCTAATTCTTGGTTATTATAACGGTAGAAGCAAATAGATAAAAGGAacatattttgtaattaaataatccAAAAACCTCATCCTTTGCAAATATCTGTTACTGTATCAGTCTGATAGCAAAAGTCAGACAATAAACCGCCTCAGAATAGATATCCGTCTTTCGTTTACAGCCGCGAAAATCCCGAAATATATCGTCTTAGCTTAACACTTCCTCTCTCACACGGTCAGAACAAAAGGTGGGCCGCCATTGCTTTATGGCTCGACGAGTTGAGCTGGCGCAATTTGGGCCACTGTTTTTGATTTTATGTGTTTGGGGCGGCATCAAGATGATGTGTTCTTGATTCCCTGTACGGTTCCATCACATATTGACACGTGTTGACAGCTGGTGTTTTCGATGAAGATATTTTCAGAAGAAAGCCACGACGGCGATGCCATACCACACTTTACATCTCGTGGTGAGGATTCTGACACGTGTACCGATTCcttcttattttgatttatgaacTTTGTTTGCAATAtttaatcactcaatttcattcgaaatttatataattaaattaaattattttatctttcttttttcgtATTATTCTATTGTAGACCAGtcaagagaaattatattataaaaaaaaaaaaggccaaaggagtaTTTCCCACATGTTTTGATGTTAAACTCACatctataatttttgaaaaactaaaaattttattcataaattaattattattgaaattatttgttaaaaataatattatcattaatattaaaaaatataaaattaattatattttctcttaaaatattaaaaattaacaattttattattgtttaaaattttttaatttttaaaaataactttttttttctcaaaatttaaaatttattttttaaacactCTTCAATCATTGAAAACGACACTTTCACCCACGAATCTCTAGTCACCCTTCATCTCTCTGGCGATTgcaaaagataaaacaaaaatacatcTTCGTCAACTCCATACGAGACAAATTGATGAAAATGCTCATCTGATCACTTTGTTTGGAAAACAAACTTaggttttataaaaaataatattatttttaaaagttaaaaaactttaaagagaggtaaagttagtttttaaaattttaagagaaaaataataaattttatatatttttaatattatttataaaattataattttatttctgtttctaataaatttttttaataataattaattcataaataaaattttaaattttataaatgtgattttaggaacatttcaaaatctcattgggaaatagtccttttggccgaaaaaacaaatcaacacCTGTCAATAGAAGTAGTCACATGATGTGCGTGGCTCAAATTAAACTCTACGGGCATTATCCCTATCATTTACTAGAAATAGCTACGTTCGTGCAAGCAGTCTAGAATAGAGAAGGAATATTTTGccaaaacttaaatattcaagtAATATAGGTTAAATTCTATTTTAAGCACGTGGTAGAAAACATCGTGGGGTGTAGTGCTATCTACGTGGAACGAGGTCACAAGAAACTAAGCTAGTTAGAACAAGATCCGACCGGCAAACACAAATCTGTTATTTCTCCAAATATTGAACAAATTTGTAAACGATAAAAACGTGCGGTTATTGTCATGTGAACTAGCTTGGCAAGCGACTTATGACGACCGTTCATGTGGTTGAAGATGCAGAATGTTCAATTGTCAACATACCGCTCGACTTTTATTGAAGAAGAGATAGCAAAAGCAGGGACTGAATACTCAAATTAATCTGCTGCCCATGAATGGTAAGTACAGGAGCAAAATGTGACCTCCCAATCACATGCCTTAAAGATTCTTCGACATTTGCAATATTTCATGCCAACTGGTGGTAAAATATATCATCGAAGAAAACTAAATATGATTCAAAatgtatgaataattttttgttcaattttccAAAATGCACCTCTGGTTCAATATTGCAGTCGTCCATCACAAGCAACACTAGGTGAAGTTCCGAAGTccgaaaattttcattaataatttaattgatacaTGCTAGTATGCAAGTGTTAAAACTTTGTTTTATTAAGTAACGGTCtctaaagtttttcaaaatttaatagtggtatattaattatgaatttttacaTACTGTACATAAAAAATAACGTATATAAACTGATACgagtaatatatcattatttttatatattataatatcattaatctcataaatattttacattaattttaatcttgaatcctcttatacacatattttgtatggaaaattaataaaattatgtctatttattttaagtataaatatatattaatatatatttattatgtgattaaataattttaaattaaagatataaaatatatatatatatatttatttatttatatatttaaaataaatatacataatattgtttataagtaatattgtCCCATTTTTGCCTCAATATATTAACGGTTTGGACAAGTGTTAAGATTATATTGGATCATGGACTGTTGCAGCGACTGGTACAATTCAGCCCAAATTCTTAAGCCCATAACGTTTGAGTTTGACCCGAGATTATGCCTGAACCTTAACTCAGTCCATAAATAAAAACACACTGACCCAACTATCCGTCAGCGGTTGAGAATcgaaataacaaaaatgtacAAACCTTTTCTTCGTTCATTCAAAAATGTCACAACGGCCACTCGCACACCCTTCTTCCCGCCAGAAACTCCATTGCTCTTCTTCTACTCCTCATCATCACCACAAGGACAAGATGAAGAAAACCAAAACCAACGTGAACAGCAGCAAAATCAGAGGCAAAAGCAACCACCATCGATTTCCAATTCAAAATCTGCAATTGGGTCTCCATGTCGAGTCCAGAAGCTTATATCCTCACAATCAGACCCTCTCCTGGCCAAAGAAATCTTCGACTACGCCGCTTGCCAACCCAATTTTCGCCACACTTATTCTTCCTATCTCATTCTTATCTTGAAACTTGGTCGCGCTAAGTATTTTTCTCTCGTTGACGATATTCTCATTCACCTTAAATCCAGTCACCATCCAGTCAATGCAACTCTTTTTACTTATCTAATCAAAATTTATGCAGAAGCAGATTTACCAGGAAAAGCTTTCAAAACATTCTATAAAATGCTTGAGTTTGACTGCAAGCCTTTGCCTAAACACTTGAATCGCATTCTTGAAGTTCTTGTTGCTCACCGCAACCATCTCCGGCCTGCTTTTGATCTCTTTAAGAGTGCACATAAGTATGGTGTTTTGCCTAATACCAAATCCTACAACATTTTGATGCTTGCGTTTTGTTTGAATGGAGATTTAAGTATTGCATACTCATTGTTTAACAAAATGTTTAAGAGAGATGTTATGCCTGATGTGGAGTCGTATAGGATTTTAATGCAGGGTTTGTGTAGGAAGAGCCAGGTGAATACTGCAGTTGATTTGTTGGAGGATATGTTGAATAAAGGGTTCGTACCAGATACGTTGAGTTATACTACATTGTTGAATAGTTTGTGCAGGAAGAAGAAACTCAGGGAGGCTTATAAGCTTCTCTGTAGAATGAAAGTTAAGGGTTGCAACCCTGATATTGTACATTATAATACGGTCATATTAGGATTCTGTAGAGAAGGACGTGCAATGGATGCTTGTAAGGTTCTAGAGGATGTGTCTTCCAATGGGTGCTTGCCTAATTTGGTGTCTTATAGGACTTTGGTCAGCGGGTTATGTGATCAAGGGATGTTTGATGAGGCGAAGAAATATATGGTTTTAATGCTATCGAAGGGATTTTCTCCACATTTTTCAGTTTCCCATACTTTGATAAGGGGCTTTTGTAATGTTGGTAAAGTTGAAGATGCTTGTGGAATACTGGAAGAACTGCTTAAGTTTGGGGAAGCTCCACATAAGGACACATGGGTAATTATAGTTCCTAGGATTTGTGAAGTGGATAAGACTGAGAGAACAGAGGAGATTTTGAACAAGGTTATGAAGGTAGAAATAAAGCGTGACACAAGAATAGTAGAGGTAGGTATTGGTTTGGAGGATTACTTGATTAGGAAGACACTATCGAGATCACCCAGAGCTTAGAGCTCAACATGCTTCCTTCtgtaataaactaatttatttttgcccccttaaaACCGAGCCAGCTGTGGATCTTGTTCCATGGGTGAAAATCTTCTTTTATCATACTTGCTATGCTTCACTCTTTTAAGTGATTTATTTTTGCTGTCATATGAAGATTTTGTAAGCTAGCGAAGTATCCAATGTAATACATCTTTATTTGTCTTCAACTTGTCTTTTTTCAAGTCCCCTGCTGTGACCAATTTCCgattagtttaattttgttgactgTTCTAATGTGCGCAGAGATTTTCTTGATCCAGGCCCCTCTTATGTTGACTGTTGATGCAGAAGAGCAAGTGATATACCAAATAAGTGATCCTTTTAA
This sequence is a window from Mangifera indica cultivar Alphonso chromosome 5, CATAS_Mindica_2.1, whole genome shotgun sequence. Protein-coding genes within it:
- the LOC123216423 gene encoding two-component response regulator-like APRR9; the protein is MRMGEVVLSSEEAMEMELETGEKETKKDGSSEVVRWERFLPRMVLRVLLVEADDSTRHIISALLRKCSYRVVAVSDGLSAWETLKGRPHNIDLVLTEVELPSISGFALLTLIMEHDICKKIPVIMMSSHDSISMVLKCMLKGAADFLVKPVRRNELKTLWQHVWRRHSLLGGHFPQKLPVIQHKAEATSENNTSSNHSSDTKRKSKESSEKESAARSSCTSPYLEAESAYMQNMQGLLDLNGRNTSGLNNEEMEKLDERFKLEKGSVMLESNAGGVRPENDRENACTKGVHGCNDELIEQTSGAIDLIGTFDSFQNSTSGQSTFNDGMNKFEFAPQLELSLRNISYSSKDLVTDERHDLNHSTASAFSWYNSSKKFPTSGCKFPKLKDDTSNSQEFLSSQLSEIATGTSQLHGATLSNGRGQSEVTFARPQLGFIPVPGVMFDNIGAGYTHVFPPIFYAHSALPLAWTPRSPCQREQSPFPSCTSVHSNPDVHDLEGRRESDETINNSIDQTICEQNKVEPLEDLQHGSIAAGQSTCSSFCNNFGNINNAGTCGSFPNRIDGNAILSEPVEKGTAPESLNGTLVIEDGFRNMDSHRSSRREAALTKFRLKRKDRCFEKKVRYQSRKSLAEQRPRVKGQFVRQVQHEITAAAANADRS